The Cheilinus undulatus linkage group 2, ASM1832078v1, whole genome shotgun sequence genome has a window encoding:
- the tlcd5a gene encoding TLC domain-containing protein 5a has product MALLVVFALFCLFCWVSFYFILCVVNGSRSYEWNCRLVTLVHGILAVCITSYIGYVDGPWPFTHPGTKNTPLQMSAMIVSLGYFIFDMAWCVYFRTEGPVMLAHHTMSILGILLTLWLGESGIEGCAVLFGSEITNPLLQARWFLKQTGHYRTVLGNVVDISFVLLFVVMRIFVGGTMLYCELISPRPRFFIKCGGVAMYALSWVFMVDIVRFAIRKSKSWHKQGHQQETVAANGYETKND; this is encoded by the exons ATGGCACTGCTTGtggtttttgcacttttttgcctcttctgcTGGGTCTCCTTCTACTTTATCTTGTGTGTGGTTAACGGGTCCAGGAGCTATGAGTGGAACTGTCGTCTCGTCACACTGGTACATGGCATCCTAGCAGTCTGCATCACATCATATATAGGCTATGTGGATGGACCCTGGCCTTTCACACATCCAG GTACCAAGAACACTCCTCTGCAGATGAGTGCCATGATAGTGAGCCTTGGCTACTTCATATTTGATATGGCCTGGTGTGTGTACTTCCGCACAGAGGGACCCGTTATGCTGGCCCACCACACCATGAGCATCCTGGGAATCCTGCTGACCCTGTGGCTGGGGGAGTCTGGCATTGAAGGTTGCGCGGTTCTCTTTGGCAGTGAAATTACTAACCCCCTACTGCAGGCACGCTGGTTCCTCAAACAGACGGGACATTACAGGACAGTGCTGGGGAACGTTGTGGACATCTCgtttgtgctgctgtttgtggtGATGCGAATCTTTGTGGGAGGCACAATGCTGTACTGTGAGCTGATCTCCCCTAGACCAAGATTCTTTATCAAGTGCGGGGGAGTGGCAATGTATGCTCTGTCCTGGGTGTTTATGGTGGACATTGTTCGATTTGCAATTCGGAAGAGCAAGAGCTGGCACAAGCAGGGACACCAACAAGAGACAGTGGCAGCTAATGGCTATGAAACAAAGAACGACTAA